From a region of the Chitinophagales bacterium genome:
- a CDS encoding DUF4331 domain-containing protein, giving the protein MLLVTGCLLYTGSHRDQLIASSHREAPLISDDPLADNTDLYCFRSPEDPNRIIIMANYIPLELPMGGPNYNTFGQDINYEIHIKNNAATTGDDITYRFKFEAVNEDPTTFFNIRLAQQNIKTTYKCLKSTAGGAFQKIAEGPVPPNNIGPRSIEDPVVGLGTNYDQLISDAITTADDGSQIYCGPADDPFFVDLGGIFDLGQTRNGGTGADAARDGIAGRNVHVIAMSIPINKLQKDGKSVQQAANILDGDYVIGVWASASRKKVKTLDGEGGAVSTGKYVQVSRLGMPLTNEAVIPIGKKDLWNWTTPYNDAQFEQYFTNPELALYMDDALFGTAVPAFSPLRIQKASQTVLGNVNFGNGNDGLYVLYGNAATTGTALDPAIFGGYLLRDNEPRSVDILPIFYTGVPNLAPYQLAVGKPDGNPLAPGKPFVNNFLPTFGDMLRLNMAVPVTPRDDPKFSSEGLIQAAVLGLTDPAYNGTTDLQFIPNMDGFPNGRRLEDDVTRIELQAVGGVALAAIGLWYDDHTIGTGQSPVTQDLLDVLTYSTGVESNDAPFKTSFPFVASPWNGYDYHYNYTY; this is encoded by the coding sequence ATGTTACTGGTAACCGGCTGTCTCCTTTACACCGGCAGTCACCGCGATCAGCTGATAGCGTCCAGCCATCGCGAAGCACCGCTCATCTCAGATGATCCGCTGGCAGACAACACGGATCTTTATTGCTTCCGTTCTCCGGAAGATCCTAACCGGATCATCATCATGGCCAACTACATACCGTTGGAGCTGCCCATGGGTGGTCCTAACTACAACACTTTTGGCCAGGATATCAATTATGAGATCCACATTAAAAACAATGCAGCTACAACGGGTGATGATATCACCTACCGGTTTAAGTTCGAAGCGGTTAATGAAGATCCAACAACCTTCTTTAACATACGGCTCGCGCAGCAAAACATCAAGACCACTTATAAATGCCTGAAAAGCACAGCAGGTGGTGCATTTCAAAAGATTGCTGAAGGACCTGTTCCGCCCAATAACATCGGTCCGCGCTCCATTGAAGATCCTGTAGTGGGTTTAGGAACAAATTATGATCAGCTGATTAGTGATGCCATCACAACGGCCGACGATGGTTCGCAGATCTACTGCGGTCCTGCTGATGATCCTTTTTTTGTTGACCTCGGCGGTATTTTTGATCTCGGACAAACGCGCAACGGAGGAACAGGAGCTGATGCGGCACGTGACGGTATAGCAGGCCGCAATGTGCATGTGATTGCCATGAGCATTCCTATAAACAAACTGCAAAAAGACGGTAAGAGCGTGCAGCAGGCCGCCAATATTCTCGACGGTGATTATGTCATCGGTGTATGGGCTTCTGCAAGCCGTAAGAAGGTGAAGACACTCGATGGCGAAGGCGGTGCCGTAAGCACTGGAAAATATGTGCAGGTTTCGCGCCTTGGCATGCCTTTGACCAATGAAGCAGTAATACCAATCGGTAAAAAAGATCTATGGAACTGGACGACGCCTTACAATGATGCCCAGTTCGAACAGTATTTTACCAATCCTGAGCTGGCGCTTTATATGGACGATGCTTTGTTTGGAACTGCTGTGCCGGCATTCTCGCCACTGCGCATTCAAAAGGCATCTCAAACTGTATTGGGCAACGTGAATTTCGGAAACGGAAATGACGGCCTTTATGTATTGTATGGAAATGCCGCCACAACAGGAACAGCATTGGATCCTGCGATTTTTGGCGGATACCTCTTGCGCGATAACGAGCCACGTTCTGTTGACATTCTGCCTATCTTCTATACCGGTGTTCCGAACCTTGCTCCTTATCAGCTGGCAGTAGGCAAGCCGGATGGCAATCCGCTGGCACCTGGCAAACCATTCGTCAACAATTTCCTGCCGACATTCGGTGATATGCTTCGCCTGAACATGGCTGTGCCGGTCACACCACGTGATGATCCCAAATTCAGTTCTGAAGGCCTGATACAGGCGGCGGTTTTGGGTTTAACAGATCCTGCATACAATGGAACAACAGATCTGCAATTCATTCCTAACATGGATGGCTTTCCTAACGGAAGAAGGCTGGAAGATGATGTTACCCGTATCGAACTGCAGGCGGTAGGTGGTGTAGCACTCGCAGCGATCGGTCTCTGGTATGATGATCATACTATCGGAACAGGCCAAAGTCCTGTAACGCAAGACCTGTTGGATGTGCTGACCTATTCCACCGGTGTGGAATCCAATGACGCACCATTCAAAACATCATTCCCCTTCGTGGCCAGTCCGTGGAACGGATACGACTATCATTACAACTACACGTACTAA